GTTGAGCGCATTGCCAGAATAGGCTTTGAGCTTGCCAAAACCCGCAGAAAAAATGTTATAAGCATAGACAAGGCCAATGTGTTGGAAAGCTCTAGGCTTTGGAGAAGGGTCGTTGAAAAAGTAGCCCAAGATTATCCCGATATATCTTTCCAAAACATGCTGGTTGACAACGCCGCTATGCAGATTATCAGAGACCCCTCGCAATTTGATGTTATTATCACTAGCAATATGTTTGGCGATATATTTTCGGACGAGGCTTCTATGACTAAGGGTTCAATAGGCATGTTGCCTTCGGCAAGTTTGGGAAGCGCCAATTTGGGCCTTTACGAGCCCATACACGGCTCCGCGCCCGATATCGCGGGCCAAGACAAAGCCAATCCAATCGCGACCATATTGTCGGTAGCTATGATGCTGCGCTCTTCCATTAATATGCCCGAATACGCCAAAAAGATAGAAGACGCCGTTAACGCTGTCTTGGAAGCCGGATATAGAACGCGCGATATTATGAGCGAGGGCAAAATTTTGGTAGGCTGCGAAAAAATGGGCGAC
The Clostridiales bacterium genome window above contains:
- the leuB gene encoding 3-isopropylmalate dehydrogenase, whose amino-acid sequence is MAEYKIAVIDGDGIGPEIVAQAIKVLKKVENLSKNTFVFEHVLMGGRAIDELGEPLPQETIDVCLKSDAVLLGAVGGPKWDNLPGHLRPEAGLLGIRSALGLFANLRPAVLYKPLIDACQLRRDIAERGIDLIVVRELTGGIYFGERGIKDGGKTAYDTEIYSEHEVERIARIGFELAKTRRKNVISIDKANVLESSRLWRRVVEKVAQDYPDISFQNMLVDNAAMQIIRDPSQFDVIITSNMFGDIFSDEASMTKGSIGMLPSASLGSANLGLYEPIHGSAPDIAGQDKANPIATILSVAMMLRSSINMPEYAKKIEDAVNAVLEAGYRTRDIMSEGKILVGCEKMGDLIADAID